TTGCTATTCCCATATGACGTAAGGACGTCAAAGCCGCATTATTCCTTACGTTAATTCGACCAGCGCCATCCTGCTGTGCAATAATGTTGACATCACCTGCTGCGTCAATCTTGCCGCCATCCAACGTCACATCCGGCGATTCGATAGTCAGGCTCCCACCCGAAACCAGCGAGGAATCAACTGCGGCAAAGCTCTCATTTGCGTCTACCTTTAACGCACCACCTTGGACACTGCCGCTCTTTTGAAGACCAGCAGCAATATTCGCATTAGCCAGTAAAAATTTTCTCGCCGACAAAGATACACCGTCAGCGCCACCCAACAGGACGTTTGCATCCGGAGTCGAACCAATAATAGCAACGTCGCCAAGGGCAGCAAGCTGCACTGTTTTTCCGGAATAAACATTCCCTGAAACAGCAACGTCGTCACTGCCCGAGGTCACCTTCACGTCCCCACCGGCTGTCACTGCATTTTTAATCTTGATACGACCGTCGACGGTTAGTTCCATGTCGGATACAGACTGCACAATACCGTCTAAATTGACGCCGACGCCTTTCTCTGTACCTTGCAAAACAATACGATTCGCATACATCCCGCCAATGGCACGCGAATCGACACTGACAGCAGGAACAGCCGTTCCATCGTCCTCATGTGGCGTCAGTGCACCGGACACAGGATCATATGCATTGCGTCCTGTAATAATATTCAGATCTTGAGCGTGGATATCGGCATTCACCAATGCCGCGCGAGTAAGCAATGTGAACGAATCCACATTGGACGCATCGAGCCTGCCATCAATGCGTATATCGCCACCTTGCACATCAATCCGGTCAAGCCCATGCTCTCCGAGTCGAGGACTACCAGTCGTCAGGACGACCTTGGGAAAGTTAAGGAAGCCACCGCCATTAACGGTTATGCCATTTGGGTTGGCTAAAATGTAGTCTGCTCGGCGGCCATGTAGCTCCGTATAGCCTTCGAGATGCGACCGGCTTCCGCCAGTAACCTCATTGATAATAAGCCGGGCTTCTCCCCCTTTCAGATGAGGATTCCCCTTGATAAAACCTGCAAGCTCCGATTTACTGAGACCTCGACTGTTATTGATGACCAGTCCCGAAGAATCGACATTGAAGTCTTTGAACATATTATGCGACACACCGTTTTTGTCCGGAGTGGCAATTTGTTCAATCGGTACGCCATTGTGCGCCGTATCCATCGTCGGCTGCCTGGACTTGGATGCGGCAGAATCAACGACATTTGGTCTGTCCGCAGCCATTGCAATAAAGCTTGGCTGGAAGACAATAATACAAGAAAGAAAAATACTCATAAGCTCGCGAAAAATTCGAATATTCATCATTGACTCGCTTAAAATGAAGCAGTTACTGAGCTGTAAATTTCAAAATTTTTTCTTTTGATAAAGCTGGGAGCTGAAAAAGTCTTGGAGCATGTGACATCGACTACAAAATCCCCAATAGTGCGAAGTCCTAAAGAGACACTTTGAACTTCGCCACGTTCAAACGGCTCGTCTTCGTCTTTAAGAATCATCCCGTAATCATAGCCAGCAAATACTTCCAAAGCCTGAACCTTTGGTATTACATCTTTTGATGACGGAATATGCCATGAGAGCTCATTGCGGACATAGCCACCTGTATCTCCACTCAAACTGTCCTCTGCAAAACCACGGACTGTATAGCGGCTGCCAATTGACATGCGCTCCGCATTATAAAGCGTGTCTGGGCTATACTGCGCGCGAAGTGTCGACGCCCACGTCAAATCTTGTTCACAGAGCGTAAACGGGCGGTAATAGCTCAGCGTGCCTTCCCACTTTTCATAATGAGGCACCGGAACACCCTCTCCGTCCAAGGCCTCGGATGAACCCAGGAAATTCGTACCTTGATGATACTCGGCACCAAAGCTGAGGGACCCTTCAAACAGTCTTCGCGCGTGGGTCGCTTTGAGTCCGACGTCCGTTGTCTCATAGCTGCTGGCGTGGAGTTTCGCCCCAGCAACGCGGCTCTCCACCTGGCGATGCTCAACGCTCACACCCAGCGACGTTTTGCTTTCCGCGTCACGATGCACAACTTTTTCCACGGAAACAGATTGCCAACACGTATCGCCTTCGCTCTTGAACACATCCGTCGTGCCGAAAAGTGGCGTAGAATAATTGAATTTGCTGGCAGAAAGGCTCAGGGTCCAATAACCAATGGGCAAGGACCAATAGGCAGACAGGCTTTGGCTGTTCTTGGGATGATCATCATCCTCCCAAGGCAAAGGCGTGGCGGAGTAACTCACAGAGAGCATGTCGCTCAATCCAATGAAATTATCCTTGTCGAATTGCAGCATATACTGGTTCTTGCCCGTGGACTTTTGCCCCGAATCATCCCACCCAACGGAGGCGCGCCACCGTTTCGTCGGGTCATTAGAAATCGTCACGACACTCATTCCCGGCTCACTACCAGGAACCAGCTTCATGGTCGCATCGCTTGATTGAAGACGATTGAGTTGGTCGAGCCCCTGCTCAAGATCACGGAGATTAAGAGGGCCGCCTTTTAGCCCAATGAACGCTGTTCGCAATTCATTTTGCTTCATTCCCTTGCCGTCATTGAGTCTTATATCTTCAATCTTCCCTTCAATGACTTGAATTTTGAGCAAGCCCTGAGAAACCTCCTGCTCTGGTAAATATGCCCGAGACGTAACAAATCCTCGGTCTATGTAGGCATTGGTAATGTGCTTCAGAAGGGAATTGATATCGCCAAGCGTGAGACAGCGTCCGCTAAACTTCCGTGTCAAATCTTCGATAGTCTGGGCAGACAAAAGCGTCACCCCGGCAACTTCTATTGTGTCAACGGAAATACATTGAAGAGAGTCATCCGTTTTCGCTTCAGGCTCTTCTTGGACTTTCAGCCCAGAAGGCGGCTCTGTAGCGTGACGCTGAAAATGCTCTTGACGGACACGCTGGTGTTCTTCTTGGTGCTGGATAATGCGCTTGTGAACCGCACAAGCATCAGGAAATGACTGTGAA
This is a stretch of genomic DNA from Deltaproteobacteria bacterium HGW-Deltaproteobacteria-18. It encodes these proteins:
- a CDS encoding ShlB/FhaC/HecB family hemolysin secretion/activation protein, with translation MSFIKPFICSAIFLIVLSEIAFSQSFPDACAVHKRIIQHQEEHQRVRQEHFQRHATEPPSGLKVQEEPEAKTDDSLQCISVDTIEVAGVTLLSAQTIEDLTRKFSGRCLTLGDINSLLKHITNAYIDRGFVTSRAYLPEQEVSQGLLKIQVIEGKIEDIRLNDGKGMKQNELRTAFIGLKGGPLNLRDLEQGLDQLNRLQSSDATMKLVPGSEPGMSVVTISNDPTKRWRASVGWDDSGQKSTGKNQYMLQFDKDNFIGLSDMLSVSYSATPLPWEDDDHPKNSQSLSAYWSLPIGYWTLSLSASKFNYSTPLFGTTDVFKSEGDTCWQSVSVEKVVHRDAESKTSLGVSVEHRQVESRVAGAKLHASSYETTDVGLKATHARRLFEGSLSFGAEYHQGTNFLGSSEALDGEGVPVPHYEKWEGTLSYYRPFTLCEQDLTWASTLRAQYSPDTLYNAERMSIGSRYTVRGFAEDSLSGDTGGYVRNELSWHIPSSKDVIPKVQALEVFAGYDYGMILKDEDEPFERGEVQSVSLGLRTIGDFVVDVTCSKTFSAPSFIKRKNFEIYSSVTASF